One genomic segment of Arthrobacter sp. Marseille-P9274 includes these proteins:
- a CDS encoding MFS transporter: MTAPFTPSATADLPLTRGTLPWKRAGMLMAITFSGLQMLNEIGAMMAIPLYQSMSLELGLTPAQVSWALLSTLLMGAASIPLLSKAGDLFGHRKVMILCILGILAGYVISAVASTFAVLVIGRALTGIMAGQALVVGIMNDRLSNFDRKKAIGIIAGGQAIGVTFGFGLGGLMVVLGATWRTTFWIGAVLTVLSLVGMLLWGSDSDAVLRNRGRQQRLDVTGVVLLGFALTAICIGISQSSAWGLFSAATLTWVIAGVAGLVLALIAESRSKQPLVDISLLLSTRLLPAYLVFISLGIAGIMLFNFVMGLAMTPPQLAGYGFGLNPLTAGFLFIPMTVAGIVVSVFIPRLLHQVPPRAPLAAGAFLLMLSFIWLYFMHTQLWAVIVGILFYGVAYTTVLTIAISIIAAEAPEGKGAGTASIYVGIALSASSIGTAIYAAIISLNTTPAAPLPPAGNYSLGFLTAAIVCVIAIAAAFSLSKSVRLTEVASH, encoded by the coding sequence ATGACTGCTCCCTTCACTCCGAGCGCCACGGCGGACCTGCCGCTGACCCGGGGCACCCTGCCCTGGAAGCGTGCGGGCATGCTGATGGCCATCACCTTTTCCGGCCTGCAGATGCTCAACGAGATCGGCGCCATGATGGCGATTCCGCTCTACCAGTCGATGAGCCTGGAACTGGGGCTGACTCCCGCCCAGGTTTCCTGGGCGCTGCTGTCCACGCTGCTGATGGGAGCGGCGTCGATTCCGCTGCTCTCCAAGGCGGGTGACCTGTTCGGCCACCGCAAGGTGATGATCCTCTGCATCCTCGGCATCCTGGCGGGCTACGTTATTTCCGCCGTTGCCTCCACCTTTGCCGTCCTGGTCATCGGGCGCGCGCTCACGGGCATCATGGCCGGACAGGCGCTAGTTGTCGGCATCATGAACGACAGGCTCAGCAACTTCGACCGCAAGAAGGCGATCGGCATCATCGCTGGCGGCCAGGCCATCGGCGTGACCTTCGGCTTCGGCCTGGGCGGGCTCATGGTCGTCCTGGGCGCCACATGGCGCACCACCTTCTGGATCGGCGCCGTCCTGACCGTCCTCAGCCTCGTCGGCATGCTGCTCTGGGGCTCCGACTCGGACGCCGTCCTGCGCAACCGCGGCCGTCAGCAGCGCCTGGACGTGACCGGCGTCGTCCTCCTTGGCTTCGCGCTCACCGCCATCTGCATCGGCATCAGCCAGAGCTCCGCCTGGGGCCTCTTCTCCGCCGCAACCCTGACCTGGGTCATCGCCGGTGTTGCCGGACTGGTGCTGGCGCTGATCGCCGAGTCCCGGAGCAAGCAGCCGCTGGTCGACATCAGCCTCCTGCTGAGCACCCGCCTGCTGCCGGCCTACCTGGTCTTCATCTCGCTGGGCATCGCCGGCATCATGCTGTTTAACTTCGTCATGGGCCTGGCCATGACCCCGCCGCAGCTGGCCGGCTACGGCTTCGGCCTGAACCCGCTGACGGCCGGGTTCCTGTTCATCCCGATGACCGTCGCGGGCATCGTCGTCTCGGTCTTCATCCCCCGCCTGCTGCACCAGGTCCCGCCGCGCGCACCGCTGGCCGCCGGCGCCTTCCTGCTGATGCTCTCCTTCATCTGGCTGTACTTCATGCACACCCAGCTGTGGGCCGTCATCGTCGGCATCCTGTTCTACGGCGTCGCCTACACCACGGTGCTGACCATCGCTATCTCGATCATCGCCGCGGAAGCCCCGGAGGGTAAGGGCGCGGGCACCGCCTCCATCTACGTCGGGATCGCGCTGTCCGCATCCTCCATCGGAACGGCCATCTACGCCGCGATCATCAGCCTGAACACAACGCCCGCGGCGCCGCTGCCGCCAGCCGGGAACTACAGCCTCGGCTTCCTCACCGCGGCGATCGTCTGCGTCATCGCCATTGCCGCGGCGTTCTCCCTCTCCAAGAGCGTGCGCCTGACCGAGGTAGCGAGCCACTGA
- a CDS encoding HhH-GPD-type base excision DNA repair protein, whose protein sequence is MADLHLAGEPAADELLGTNPFALLTGMLLDQQIPMEAAFSGPAKLAERLGGLDPQRVADMDPEEFLEAFRQKPAVHRFPKSMAGRVQDLARAIVHDYDGDTSRIWTTGDPDGAEVLTRLKALPGFGEQKAKIFLALLGKQFGLQAAGWREAAGDYGREGVTMSIADVRDSDSLLAVRAYKQEQKAKKKQ, encoded by the coding sequence ATGGCAGACCTGCACCTGGCCGGAGAACCGGCGGCCGACGAACTGCTGGGGACCAATCCGTTCGCGCTGCTGACCGGGATGCTGCTCGACCAGCAGATCCCGATGGAAGCGGCCTTCAGCGGTCCGGCCAAGCTGGCCGAGCGGCTCGGCGGGCTGGACCCGCAGCGGGTCGCCGACATGGATCCCGAGGAGTTCCTCGAGGCGTTCCGGCAGAAGCCCGCCGTGCACCGGTTCCCCAAGTCCATGGCCGGCCGCGTGCAGGACCTCGCGCGCGCCATCGTCCACGATTACGACGGCGACACGTCCCGGATCTGGACCACGGGGGACCCGGACGGGGCCGAGGTCCTCACGCGCCTGAAGGCGCTGCCCGGCTTCGGCGAGCAGAAGGCCAAGATCTTCCTCGCGCTGCTGGGCAAGCAGTTCGGACTCCAAGCCGCCGGCTGGCGGGAGGCCGCGGGGGATTACGGGCGCGAGGGCGTCACCATGTCCATCGCCGACGTCAGGGATTCCGACTCGCTGCTGGCCGTGCGCGCGTACAAGCAGGAGCAGAAGGCCAAGAAGAAGCAGTGA
- a CDS encoding glutaredoxin domain-containing protein, with the protein MNPLSRWAAAAALAAIAVLALLLREPGEAWLPTILTAAVLLAGAWAVSPAFRGPHTPWSRLREEAARTGGVVIFWRPGCMYCLRMMAVLGPSGRKARWVNIWRDAAAAEFVRRRNGGNETVPTVILAGEVLTNPAPGLVKQALAAG; encoded by the coding sequence ATGAACCCCCTGAGCCGTTGGGCCGCCGCTGCGGCGCTTGCCGCCATCGCCGTCCTGGCCCTGCTGCTGCGTGAACCGGGCGAGGCGTGGTTGCCAACGATCTTGACCGCCGCAGTGCTGCTGGCTGGCGCGTGGGCGGTCAGCCCGGCCTTCCGCGGTCCGCACACGCCGTGGTCCAGGCTGCGGGAGGAAGCGGCCCGGACCGGCGGGGTGGTGATCTTCTGGCGGCCGGGCTGCATGTACTGCCTGCGGATGATGGCTGTGCTGGGGCCCTCGGGGCGTAAGGCCAGATGGGTCAACATCTGGCGGGATGCCGCCGCCGCGGAATTCGTCCGCCGGCGCAATGGCGGCAACGAGACCGTGCCGACCGTCATCCTCGCCGGAGAGGTGCTGACCAATCCCGCCCCCGGCCTGGTGAAGCAGGCGTTGGCCGCAGGCTAG
- a CDS encoding cytochrome P450/oxidoreductase yields MSTETTQVRERGPLAPDFDPMGDDYYRDPARHFADVRGDSPTFFFPYLNAWIVTRRADAEMILPDWQKFSSASNAGLITVPEKHAETMPAELISRILVGSDPQGHTIARRVAQKAFLQPRMDALQPEIEARAHRIIDRIEADGGGNLMDAYCLELTTQTLMALMDLSAELEPMMRQLRDDFFQVLASAQEPLPEPRRTEVWDRYVAAQLVLRDIVRERRESAADDLISVMARDKGRDGNYSLSEAQIALHLGEFSAAGTDTTAQAMANAVIFLTENPAVLENAKADGLWQRVFDETVRRRPSSTFASRRANVDVTIGGADIKAGDMIWIALSAVNTDPEYYDRPFEFDIHREDPRDHLAFTKGRHTCLGQPLARVQGSTGLHVLYERLPSLRPAKDWGLDFIRMALLPVRRSLDVEWDVAAAAPQHAVELPADPAATLELRVSECRQESEGVLSLTLEDPAGAPLPAWTPGSHIDVHVGGFVRQYSLCTPGGNQEAWRVGVLKEEAGRGGSRAIHETVRAGGTVTVSQPRNNFVLQPAGRYVFIAGGIGITPILAMVEQAEREGAEWTLVYGGRSRSTMAFLDELEGYGDRVRFVPEDTDGRVDFGAYLAEVRPDTLIYCCGPEPLLNVVEKASSHWPSGSLHVERFVAKDIDTTGDVAFEVEFVDSGVTLTVPADKSILEVAEAAGLPALSSCNEGTCGTCETPVISGRPDHRDSILTDDEKESSESMFICVSRSQGGCPLKLAL; encoded by the coding sequence ATGAGCACCGAGACCACCCAGGTCCGCGAACGCGGCCCGCTGGCCCCCGACTTCGACCCGATGGGCGACGACTACTACCGCGACCCGGCACGCCACTTCGCCGACGTGCGCGGCGACTCGCCCACCTTCTTCTTCCCGTACCTGAACGCCTGGATCGTTACCCGGCGGGCCGACGCCGAGATGATCCTGCCGGACTGGCAGAAGTTCTCGAGCGCCTCCAACGCCGGCCTGATCACCGTGCCGGAGAAGCATGCCGAGACCATGCCCGCGGAGCTGATTTCGCGGATCCTGGTCGGCTCGGATCCGCAGGGGCACACGATTGCCCGGCGCGTGGCGCAGAAGGCGTTCCTGCAGCCCCGGATGGATGCACTGCAGCCCGAGATCGAGGCCCGCGCCCACCGGATCATCGACCGCATCGAGGCCGACGGCGGCGGGAACCTGATGGACGCCTACTGCCTGGAGCTGACCACCCAGACACTGATGGCGCTGATGGATCTGTCGGCCGAGCTGGAACCGATGATGCGCCAGCTGCGCGACGACTTCTTCCAGGTGCTGGCCAGTGCGCAGGAGCCGCTGCCGGAACCGCGCCGCACCGAGGTGTGGGACCGCTACGTCGCCGCCCAGCTGGTGCTGCGGGACATTGTGCGCGAACGGCGGGAGAGCGCGGCCGACGACCTGATCTCCGTCATGGCCCGCGACAAGGGCCGGGACGGCAACTACTCGCTCTCCGAGGCACAGATCGCCCTGCACCTGGGCGAGTTCTCCGCGGCAGGCACGGACACCACGGCCCAGGCCATGGCCAACGCCGTGATCTTCCTGACCGAGAACCCCGCGGTGCTTGAGAATGCCAAGGCTGACGGGCTGTGGCAGCGGGTCTTCGACGAGACCGTCCGCCGCCGGCCGTCCTCCACCTTCGCCTCCCGCCGCGCCAACGTGGACGTGACCATCGGCGGGGCCGACATCAAGGCCGGCGACATGATCTGGATCGCGCTGTCCGCGGTAAACACCGACCCCGAGTACTACGACCGGCCCTTCGAGTTCGATATCCACCGCGAGGACCCGCGCGACCACCTGGCCTTTACCAAGGGACGGCACACCTGCCTCGGCCAGCCGCTGGCCCGGGTGCAGGGGTCGACCGGACTGCACGTCCTGTACGAGCGCCTGCCGAGCCTGCGCCCGGCGAAGGACTGGGGACTCGACTTCATCCGGATGGCGCTGCTGCCGGTGCGCCGCAGCCTGGACGTGGAGTGGGATGTCGCGGCCGCAGCGCCGCAGCACGCCGTCGAACTCCCCGCCGATCCCGCGGCGACGCTGGAGCTTCGGGTCAGCGAATGCCGGCAGGAATCCGAGGGCGTGCTTTCCCTGACCCTCGAGGACCCGGCCGGGGCGCCGCTGCCCGCGTGGACTCCCGGGTCGCACATCGACGTCCATGTCGGTGGCTTCGTCCGGCAGTACTCGCTGTGCACCCCGGGCGGGAACCAGGAGGCCTGGCGCGTCGGCGTGCTGAAGGAAGAGGCCGGCCGCGGCGGTTCGCGGGCCATCCACGAGACTGTCCGCGCTGGCGGGACGGTGACGGTCAGCCAGCCGCGGAACAACTTCGTCCTCCAGCCCGCGGGGCGGTACGTCTTCATCGCCGGCGGTATCGGGATTACGCCGATCCTGGCCATGGTCGAGCAGGCGGAGCGCGAGGGCGCGGAGTGGACCTTGGTCTACGGCGGCCGGTCCCGTTCCACGATGGCCTTCCTCGACGAGCTCGAAGGCTACGGGGACCGGGTGCGCTTCGTCCCCGAGGACACGGACGGACGCGTTGACTTCGGCGCCTACCTGGCCGAGGTGCGGCCGGACACGCTGATCTACTGCTGCGGTCCCGAACCGCTGCTGAACGTCGTGGAAAAGGCGTCCTCCCACTGGCCGTCCGGGAGCCTCCATGTGGAGCGCTTCGTCGCGAAGGACATCGACACGACCGGGGACGTGGCGTTCGAGGTCGAGTTCGTAGACAGCGGCGTCACGCTGACCGTACCGGCGGACAAGTCCATCCTCGAAGTCGCCGAGGCCGCAGGACTGCCGGCGCTCTCCTCCTGCAACGAGGGAACGTGCGGGACCTGCGAGACCCCGGTCATTTCCGGCCGGCCCGACCACCGCGACTCCATCCTGACGGACGACGAGAAGGAGAGCAGCGAAAGCATGTTCATCTGCGTCTCGCGCTCCCAGGGCGGCTGCCCGCTGAAGCTCGCTCTCTAG
- a CDS encoding SDR family NAD(P)-dependent oxidoreductase — translation MNLEGKVAFITGAASGIGLATARAFAAAGARVAGADLSEASLAKEFAAIEGSLPVALDVTDSAAVNDAFAKLDAEFGRLDAVINAAGVNAPNKAANDKLVESNVRSFRAAQSGEEYFPDFLGDISDEDFRRVLEINLFGPFYVMRAAAPLLKRTGGGAIVNVSSSAALIGVPMPLYYPASKAGVLGMTRGAAAELAPFNIRVNAIAPGAVDTPLFRQQPEEITGMLIGMQPIKRPARPEEIAETLLFLASDSGAYYTGQTLEPSGGLHM, via the coding sequence ATGAATCTCGAAGGCAAAGTGGCGTTCATTACCGGCGCAGCATCCGGAATCGGCCTGGCCACCGCCCGGGCCTTCGCCGCTGCCGGAGCACGGGTAGCCGGCGCGGATCTCTCCGAGGCTTCGCTGGCCAAGGAGTTCGCCGCCATTGAAGGCTCCCTCCCCGTCGCGCTGGACGTCACCGACAGCGCCGCCGTCAATGACGCCTTCGCGAAGCTGGACGCCGAGTTCGGCCGCCTCGATGCCGTGATCAACGCAGCAGGGGTCAACGCGCCGAATAAAGCGGCTAACGACAAGCTGGTGGAGTCCAACGTGCGTTCCTTCCGGGCGGCGCAGTCCGGCGAGGAGTATTTCCCGGACTTCCTAGGCGACATCTCCGATGAGGACTTCCGCCGCGTGCTTGAGATCAACCTCTTCGGCCCCTTCTACGTCATGCGGGCCGCGGCTCCGCTGCTCAAGCGCACCGGCGGCGGCGCGATCGTCAATGTGTCCAGCTCCGCGGCCCTGATCGGCGTTCCGATGCCGCTGTATTACCCGGCGTCGAAGGCCGGCGTGCTGGGCATGACCCGCGGCGCGGCCGCCGAGCTCGCCCCGTTCAACATCCGCGTCAACGCGATCGCCCCGGGCGCAGTGGACACCCCGCTCTTCCGCCAGCAGCCGGAGGAGATCACCGGCATGCTGATCGGCATGCAGCCGATCAAGCGCCCCGCAAGGCCGGAGGAAATCGCCGAAACACTGCTCTTCCTGGCCAGCGACTCCGGCGCCTACTACACCGGCCAGACCCTCGAGCCCTCGGGCGGCCTGCACATGTAG
- a CDS encoding TetR/AcrR family transcriptional regulator, with protein MSDSGILDQRGSEGTDGRSLRGKAPRQSLREVQKQLTRERLIEAAQEEFRSRGYNETTAENIAKAAGASRATFYVYFRSKAEVVAELMLRGEEGVLAAYRSLDALEDPDLGAIMDWLDGTIELWRERASDFNTMEQALANDELVTETWIKVLGNSYKVMPRIFSRFPDPDEHEHARLHLLTLQMALDRTLFFAVIRQRPVDMKILKEVLAAQWLEFVRRGT; from the coding sequence GTGAGCGATTCCGGAATACTGGACCAGCGAGGTTCCGAGGGAACGGACGGCCGGAGCCTCCGGGGGAAGGCGCCGCGCCAGTCCCTCCGCGAAGTCCAGAAGCAGCTGACGCGCGAACGGCTGATCGAGGCGGCGCAGGAGGAATTCCGCAGCCGCGGCTACAACGAGACGACCGCTGAGAACATCGCCAAGGCCGCCGGCGCGAGCAGGGCCACGTTCTACGTGTACTTCCGGAGCAAGGCCGAGGTGGTTGCCGAGCTCATGCTGCGTGGCGAGGAAGGCGTCCTGGCCGCGTACCGGAGCCTGGATGCCCTTGAGGATCCGGACCTGGGCGCGATCATGGACTGGCTGGACGGCACCATCGAGCTGTGGCGGGAGCGGGCCAGCGATTTCAACACCATGGAGCAGGCTCTGGCCAACGACGAGCTCGTTACCGAGACCTGGATCAAGGTGCTGGGCAACAGCTACAAAGTCATGCCGAGGATTTTTTCGCGGTTTCCGGATCCCGACGAGCATGAACATGCCCGGCTCCATTTGCTCACGCTGCAGATGGCGCTGGATCGCACACTCTTCTTCGCCGTCATCCGCCAGCGGCCCGTCGATATGAAGATCCTCAAGGAAGTGCTCGCGGCCCAGTGGCTGGAGTTTGTCCGCCGCGGCACGTAG
- a CDS encoding serine hydrolase, translated as MSHDLNPETLELLETTIRNDIGAGDYDGARVIVARHGEVALDATLGWADRAGQREMREDSIFRVLSLTKAFTNALVYQALGEGKLALSTRVVDVIPEFFGPSRFRALRKDRVNLAHLLTHRSGMPATPEPLPTEELGNLAKTIEAICNLDVIHEPGSNLTYSPAVNHALMGEMLRRVYGADSFRDLAEKNLFGPLGLKDTRFGPLEEWQERIVPLKAYIPDSGWLSARDVEILNEVVDEEAEMPWVGSVSTAADVFAFAEMIRRKGESGGRQLIAPAVLDAATTLQTGDMTNDLYAMIARARGWEEPKGNFGLGFSLSGTGTHASFFGPFTSPRTHGNYGAGSTLFWIDPERDMTFVCLTAGVMDEGDNVLRFQKLSTIAASAAL; from the coding sequence ATGAGCCACGACTTGAATCCCGAGACCCTCGAACTGCTCGAGACCACCATCCGCAACGACATCGGCGCCGGAGACTACGACGGCGCGCGCGTCATCGTCGCCCGGCACGGCGAAGTGGCGCTGGACGCCACGCTCGGTTGGGCGGACCGGGCGGGGCAGCGCGAAATGCGCGAAGACAGCATCTTCCGGGTGCTGTCCCTGACCAAGGCGTTCACCAATGCGCTGGTCTACCAGGCCCTCGGCGAGGGAAAGCTGGCCCTGAGCACCCGGGTTGTGGACGTCATCCCGGAGTTCTTCGGCCCCTCGCGCTTCCGCGCCCTGCGCAAGGACCGGGTCAACCTGGCGCACCTGCTGACGCACCGCTCCGGCATGCCGGCCACGCCCGAGCCGCTGCCCACCGAAGAACTGGGCAACCTCGCCAAGACGATCGAGGCGATCTGCAACCTGGACGTCATCCACGAGCCCGGCTCCAACCTGACCTACTCGCCGGCCGTCAACCACGCGCTGATGGGCGAAATGCTGCGCCGCGTCTACGGGGCGGACTCGTTCCGGGACCTGGCCGAGAAGAACCTGTTCGGACCGCTCGGGCTGAAGGACACCCGCTTCGGCCCGCTGGAGGAGTGGCAGGAGCGGATCGTGCCGCTCAAGGCGTACATTCCGGACAGCGGCTGGCTCTCCGCCCGGGACGTCGAGATCCTCAACGAGGTGGTGGACGAGGAAGCCGAGATGCCGTGGGTCGGTTCGGTCAGCACCGCGGCCGACGTCTTCGCCTTTGCGGAGATGATCCGGCGCAAGGGCGAGTCCGGCGGCCGGCAGCTGATCGCGCCGGCGGTCCTGGACGCGGCCACCACGCTGCAGACCGGCGACATGACCAATGACCTGTACGCCATGATCGCCCGTGCCCGAGGCTGGGAGGAGCCCAAGGGCAACTTCGGCCTGGGCTTCTCGCTCAGCGGCACCGGCACGCACGCGTCCTTCTTCGGCCCGTTCACCAGCCCCCGGACCCACGGTAACTACGGCGCCGGATCCACCCTGTTCTGGATCGACCCGGAGCGGGACATGACCTTCGTCTGCCTCACCGCCGGCGTCATGGACGAGGGCGACAACGTCCTGCGCTTCCAGAAGCTTTCCACCATCGCCGCCTCCGCGGCCCTCTGA